From Micromonospora rhizosphaerae, the proteins below share one genomic window:
- a CDS encoding ThiF family adenylyltransferase, translating to MTRAWERELTAEREVFRRVLARADFTGEDDTLRGPLRWYRCGGEAVTATIEVTMTAAYPFAPPQVRVLDAGIPLTPTFHRERDGALCLWPADTPVENAPWCDPARLLRRVAAWLRQTEAGWPGDSACDLERYLPAAGGIVLYDLVSLATVHGCVRTRATPDSRCVTITGKAQAPPVRPNRRHRGTPTIGRRHRHLAWVADIGEVTRPIEDWASLRPLLGGDAGQIGWLIGAGVVEYLVLRYRRGSSSGLLALTARPSATRRASIEIQACEAADTSVPTRLLRAGTATAELADRRVAVVGAGAVGSFVADLLFRQGVRKMTLFDGQLLRPGNLVRHLAGEPWVGHPKVVAVTGRLADLGFDTTGVDPRHDRLTTPEQAVTLLRKHDLVVDATGDARASALLAWAGSTVQRSVITVCVERHGGIIRVDRFPLRGSEQHHPPVPGGRGDQITEHGCDDPVSLTPPASVIAAAQLACRAAIDDLTRECALPATLLEVIEPQEAPDDVRGLNLADSRPGKHV from the coding sequence ATGACGAGAGCATGGGAACGGGAACTCACGGCTGAGCGGGAAGTCTTCCGCCGCGTCCTGGCCAGGGCCGACTTCACCGGCGAGGACGACACGCTGCGTGGCCCGCTGCGGTGGTACCGCTGCGGCGGCGAGGCGGTGACGGCCACCATCGAGGTGACAATGACTGCCGCGTACCCGTTCGCCCCGCCACAGGTCCGCGTGCTCGACGCTGGTATCCCGCTCACCCCGACCTTCCACCGCGAGCGGGACGGCGCTTTGTGTCTGTGGCCGGCCGACACACCAGTGGAGAACGCGCCCTGGTGCGACCCGGCGCGGCTGCTGCGCAGGGTGGCCGCATGGCTGCGGCAGACCGAAGCCGGCTGGCCCGGCGACTCCGCCTGCGACCTCGAACGGTACCTGCCCGCCGCGGGCGGGATTGTGCTGTACGACCTGGTGTCGCTGGCCACCGTGCACGGCTGTGTACGCACTCGCGCCACTCCTGACAGCCGCTGCGTGACGATCACCGGCAAGGCTCAGGCGCCGCCGGTGCGGCCCAACCGGCGGCATCGCGGCACACCCACGATCGGCCGCCGGCACCGGCACCTGGCGTGGGTCGCCGACATCGGTGAGGTTACTCGGCCGATCGAGGACTGGGCGTCGCTGCGCCCGCTTCTCGGCGGCGACGCCGGTCAGATCGGCTGGCTGATCGGCGCCGGTGTCGTCGAGTACCTGGTGCTGCGGTACCGGCGAGGCTCTTCCTCCGGACTGCTCGCACTGACCGCCCGCCCCTCCGCGACCCGACGTGCGTCGATCGAAATCCAGGCGTGCGAGGCCGCCGACACCAGCGTGCCCACTCGACTGCTACGCGCCGGCACGGCAACCGCCGAGCTCGCCGACCGCAGAGTCGCGGTGGTGGGAGCCGGCGCTGTCGGCTCGTTCGTCGCCGACCTGCTGTTCCGCCAAGGCGTGCGGAAGATGACGTTGTTCGACGGGCAGTTGCTGCGGCCCGGCAACCTCGTGCGCCACCTCGCCGGAGAACCCTGGGTCGGCCACCCGAAAGTCGTCGCCGTCACCGGACGCCTGGCCGACCTCGGCTTCGACACCACCGGCGTCGACCCCCGCCACGACCGGCTCACCACGCCCGAGCAAGCCGTCACGCTCCTCCGCAAGCACGATCTAGTCGTCGACGCCACCGGCGACGCCCGCGCCTCCGCGCTACTGGCCTGGGCCGGCAGCACAGTCCAGCGCTCCGTGATCACGGTCTGCGTCGAACGGCACGGCGGCATCATCCGCGTCGACCGCTTCCCGTTGCGCGGCAGCGAACAGCACCACCCGCCCGTCCCCGGCGGACGCGGAGACCAGATAACCGAACACGGCTGCGACGATCCCGTCTCATTAACCCCACCGGCGTCGGTGATAGCGGCCGCCCAACTGGCTTGCCGCGCCGCGATCGACGACCTGACCAGAGAATGCGCGCTGCCGGCGACCCTGCTCGAGGTCATCGAACCGCAAGAAGCACCGGACGACGTGCGCGGCCTAAATCTGGCCGATTCCCGGCCAGGCAAGCACGTTTGA
- a CDS encoding SAVED domain-containing protein, protein MAAKQVRNTSVKRGDIKDTVRLAVWARAAGCCVMCSTTLLGSRSYLHSVLVGELAHNVGATATEGSPRGLAEDIADREAEENLLLLCHACHRLIDNEDHAPYFTTERLRELKKKHEDRVRVAATSGGMRRTAALRVGGLVRGVTALASQRQTADALLADGYLGLVDSRWQGDFLCKIAGDPNRPTYWRAAQEEIDATLGLVEQSVASGEVEHLSIFAIAPIPLLVYLGSRLDDKTDTRLYQKHRDGDQGWRWDATAPIHDFSTSATIGSTAATEVVLAASLTAEVQKANLPDALQGLPYFEIRPEADRFGPSLFSHPNTLRNFADRWRTLLAEVEKTCPGATRWHLVAAAPLTPAIEMGRAFMRGAQPPTEVYERQNGTYTPVIQVNT, encoded by the coding sequence GTGGCGGCGAAGCAGGTCCGGAACACCTCGGTCAAGCGGGGAGACATCAAGGACACAGTCCGGCTCGCCGTCTGGGCGAGGGCCGCCGGTTGCTGCGTCATGTGCTCCACGACGCTGCTCGGCAGCCGGTCCTACCTGCACAGCGTGCTGGTTGGCGAACTAGCCCACAACGTCGGTGCCACCGCCACCGAGGGCTCGCCGCGCGGCCTCGCCGAGGACATCGCGGACCGGGAAGCCGAAGAGAACCTCCTGCTGCTCTGCCACGCCTGCCACCGACTGATCGACAACGAAGACCACGCGCCGTACTTCACGACCGAGCGGCTCCGGGAATTGAAGAAGAAGCACGAAGACCGGGTTCGGGTAGCCGCAACGAGTGGCGGGATGCGGCGCACCGCCGCGCTGCGCGTCGGAGGCCTGGTCCGCGGAGTCACGGCCCTGGCCTCGCAGCGGCAGACCGCCGACGCGCTCCTCGCCGACGGGTACCTCGGCCTCGTCGACAGCCGCTGGCAAGGCGACTTCCTGTGCAAGATCGCCGGTGACCCGAACCGCCCAACCTACTGGCGTGCGGCCCAGGAAGAGATCGACGCCACGCTCGGGCTCGTCGAGCAGTCGGTCGCCAGCGGCGAGGTCGAGCACCTGTCCATCTTCGCGATCGCCCCGATCCCGCTGCTGGTCTACCTGGGCTCTCGCCTGGACGACAAGACCGACACCCGGCTCTACCAAAAACACCGCGACGGCGACCAGGGCTGGCGCTGGGACGCCACCGCTCCGATCCACGACTTCTCCACCAGTGCCACCATCGGCTCCACCGCCGCCACGGAGGTTGTGCTCGCCGCCTCACTCACCGCCGAGGTTCAGAAGGCCAACCTCCCGGACGCGCTCCAGGGGCTGCCGTACTTCGAGATCCGGCCCGAGGCAGATCGCTTCGGACCGAGCCTGTTTTCGCACCCCAACACGCTGCGCAACTTCGCCGACCGCTGGCGGACCCTGCTCGCCGAGGTCGAGAAGACCTGCCCCGGAGCAACCAGGTGGCACCTCGTCGCCGCCGCACCGCTGACCCCGGCGATCGAGATGGGACGCGCCTTTATGCGCGGCGCCCAGCCACCCACCGAGGTGTACGAGCGGCAGAACGGCACCTACACGCCCGTGATCCAGGTCAACACGTGA
- a CDS encoding SMODS domain-containing nucleotidyltransferase has product MKHTDYFSNFLKNTVNLSQFNLDLLADRVDAIYAALKADPDLGPRIVKKIPQGSWAQETIISPQNGKPFDADFLLQMKEETDWSEDVQEYINAVYHVIHHHSRYGNMPHNRKCRCVYVEYANNQMHVDIVPYVILGEGEQVIINRDDEQFETTNPSGFTQWMKDKDKIANRNLRKVIRLLKFLRDHKNSFTGTKSILITTLLGEQVSEWKKISDPGYYSDLPTALLHMVSDLDQWLQQNWIKPSIADPSNPSVTFDHRWSQETYSYFRDRIHAHAAEIHDAYHETDEEKSVKKWQGLFGDEFQAPEISSSSTKFGDAGAAGGVVGGNEPPGASSSGRSGRAG; this is encoded by the coding sequence ATGAAGCACACTGATTACTTCAGCAACTTCCTGAAGAACACGGTCAACCTCAGCCAGTTCAACCTGGACCTCCTCGCCGACCGGGTCGACGCAATCTACGCGGCCCTCAAGGCGGATCCGGACCTCGGCCCGCGGATCGTCAAGAAGATCCCGCAGGGATCCTGGGCCCAGGAGACGATCATCAGCCCGCAGAACGGCAAGCCGTTCGACGCGGACTTCCTCCTCCAGATGAAGGAGGAGACCGACTGGTCAGAGGACGTGCAGGAGTACATCAACGCCGTCTATCACGTCATCCACCACCACTCGAGGTACGGCAACATGCCGCACAATCGCAAGTGCCGCTGCGTCTACGTCGAGTACGCGAACAACCAGATGCACGTCGACATCGTCCCGTACGTCATCCTCGGCGAAGGCGAACAGGTGATCATCAACCGGGACGACGAGCAGTTCGAGACGACCAACCCATCCGGCTTCACGCAGTGGATGAAAGACAAGGACAAGATCGCCAACCGCAATCTGCGCAAGGTGATCCGCCTGCTGAAGTTCCTGCGCGACCACAAGAACTCGTTCACCGGGACCAAGTCGATCCTCATCACCACCCTCCTCGGCGAGCAGGTCTCCGAGTGGAAGAAGATCAGCGACCCCGGCTACTACAGCGATCTGCCCACCGCCCTGCTGCATATGGTCAGTGACCTCGACCAGTGGCTCCAGCAAAACTGGATCAAGCCGTCCATCGCCGACCCCTCCAACCCGTCGGTCACCTTCGACCACCGTTGGAGCCAGGAGACCTACTCCTACTTCCGCGACCGCATCCACGCCCACGCAGCCGAGATCCACGACGCCTACCACGAAACCGACGAGGAGAAGAGCGTCAAGAAGTGGCAAGGCCTCTTCGGCGACGAGTTCCAGGCGCCGGAGATCTCGTCGTCGAGCACCAAGTTCGGGGACGCCGGCGCAGCGGGCGGGGTCGTCGGCGGGAACGAACCGCCCGGCGCCTCCTCGTCGGGCCGCTCCGGTCGAGCCGGGTAA
- a CDS encoding glycosylhydrolase-like jelly roll fold domain-containing protein: MSGPHHSKRFARRRRYLSQAAGILTALLIVAVSPLQALARTDQPAHEGTQQGEGGAGGGLSAARFEHPPGDSRPTMLWFWNGIITEDLVDRQLTDMRNEGINEVVIFPDATSSLSPAFFSEGWFAMVEHALREAQRTGMKVWLYNDRNFPSGRAAGWVVNGGTVGGRVYEPHPELRPQSVARSELDASGPGSFDVRGRFPGLIPTALSVSDGRLKVDGGYVTTLGRGSDWTDYTLSFDTQPLQTASLGGHNYAQAGWVYRAQDTANGYIYLLGNYPHVGAAGGNLTKIIYKNGAYVSTRVIPLPFNVVSGRSYHVETRVAGDHIVTSVDGTVVDETTDATYARGTIGFREATTQHESATFDNLRVTAPDSTALYSQTFDSESALSDFATPVPAGNVVAVAALPVRDGKPDLGGLVDLTDRFGDGTPWSVPDGDYQIEYYLHHARTDFGGDGYLNLFDEEAITRYIQVVHDEYYRRFAWAFEAGVVRGLWDDEPRIATGYGAEPPWSDLVEDNIARAGSTPAQTLAATFGDYGPAGSRLRGVLSNAAGDALAQAYYKQQGDWARAHGTQIISNPLSDDRPPTWMLRETGDIHKDNQWIQVPGGDAISGRVAPGLRNLVPRYITSDGHQQGASRILHENLGAYGWGVTPQLARYVNGAMGVRGVNLTVLHAYWSNPDSVRYPPPLQPSNPWWDSMDGVVDWTGRVMELTRGQANAPTALLHPQTAAQAWQRTETGDALDNDFRTITYALEDAQVDFDILDEAYLNGDPAMKRQAVVSDQALNLGPQSYRVVVLPPTPTISGKAVARLEEFARAGGTVIAYGQLPLQESDGQDEALRAALVRLFGTDPARPQPTDHRVGSGHAVFVSAAPDLQRALDEARAPAAHLQPASPDIRVLRVKHGPDRVFLVMNEGTKPVDTTAAFPIVGTPEIWDPDDGSHRIATRFDAAPGNRTTSVPLHLEPTRVLAVVFRGQPPAPHLVQSPLEASTVREVDQDTLEATVIADRPGDFTLVGARGPREYRGSLRVEGSFTPIALDGPWRFRFEQPRAEWSERQLGSWTQVDRAYSGDATYERDVSLPAQDLASGRRLILDLGSVRDVAHVSVNGTQVGRLLWEPYRLDVTDFLHIGENRIDVTVTNTPANAHGGTQQSGLLGPVVLRPQQETTVQLS, from the coding sequence GTGTCCGGTCCGCACCACAGCAAACGTTTCGCTCGTCGACGTAGGTACTTGTCGCAGGCGGCGGGCATCCTCACCGCGCTGCTCATCGTGGCCGTGTCCCCACTGCAGGCACTTGCCCGCACCGACCAGCCGGCGCACGAGGGGACGCAGCAAGGAGAGGGCGGCGCGGGCGGCGGCCTGTCGGCGGCCCGCTTCGAACATCCGCCCGGCGACAGCAGGCCCACCATGCTCTGGTTCTGGAACGGGATCATCACCGAGGACCTCGTCGACCGCCAGTTGACCGACATGCGCAACGAGGGCATCAACGAGGTCGTGATCTTCCCGGACGCGACGTCGTCCCTGTCTCCCGCCTTCTTCAGCGAGGGCTGGTTCGCGATGGTCGAGCATGCCCTGCGCGAGGCGCAGCGGACCGGCATGAAGGTGTGGCTGTACAACGACCGCAACTTCCCCAGCGGCCGGGCGGCCGGCTGGGTGGTCAACGGCGGCACGGTCGGCGGCCGCGTCTACGAACCGCATCCGGAGCTGCGCCCGCAGAGCGTCGCGCGGAGCGAGCTCGACGCCTCAGGACCTGGGTCGTTCGACGTCCGCGGGCGGTTTCCCGGGCTGATCCCCACCGCGCTCAGCGTGTCCGACGGCCGCCTGAAGGTGGACGGTGGCTACGTCACGACCCTGGGCCGCGGCAGTGACTGGACCGACTACACGCTCTCCTTCGACACCCAGCCGCTCCAGACGGCATCGCTCGGAGGGCACAACTACGCACAGGCAGGTTGGGTCTACCGCGCCCAGGACACCGCGAACGGCTACATCTACCTGCTCGGCAACTACCCCCATGTTGGGGCCGCGGGCGGGAACCTGACGAAGATCATCTACAAGAACGGGGCGTACGTCTCGACCCGGGTGATCCCGCTGCCGTTCAACGTGGTCAGCGGCCGTTCGTACCACGTCGAGACCCGCGTCGCGGGCGACCACATCGTCACCTCGGTCGACGGCACCGTCGTCGACGAGACGACCGACGCAACGTACGCGCGGGGCACGATCGGCTTCCGCGAAGCGACCACGCAGCACGAGTCGGCCACCTTCGACAACCTTCGCGTGACGGCGCCGGACAGCACGGCCCTCTACTCGCAAACCTTCGACTCGGAGTCGGCGCTAAGCGACTTCGCCACGCCGGTGCCGGCCGGCAACGTCGTCGCCGTGGCCGCGCTGCCCGTGCGCGACGGCAAGCCGGACCTCGGCGGGCTCGTCGACCTCACCGACCGCTTCGGGGACGGGACGCCGTGGAGCGTCCCGGATGGCGACTACCAGATCGAGTACTACCTCCACCACGCCCGCACGGACTTCGGCGGCGACGGATACCTCAACCTGTTCGACGAAGAGGCGATCACGCGCTACATCCAGGTGGTCCACGACGAGTACTACCGGCGCTTCGCCTGGGCTTTCGAGGCGGGCGTGGTTCGCGGGCTCTGGGACGACGAGCCGCGGATCGCCACCGGCTACGGCGCCGAGCCCCCGTGGTCCGACCTGGTCGAGGACAACATCGCACGCGCCGGGTCGACGCCGGCGCAAACGCTGGCCGCCACCTTCGGCGACTACGGCCCGGCCGGCAGCCGGCTGCGGGGCGTGCTCTCCAACGCCGCCGGTGACGCGCTCGCGCAGGCCTACTACAAGCAGCAGGGCGACTGGGCTCGGGCGCACGGCACGCAGATCATCTCCAACCCCCTGTCCGACGATCGCCCACCGACGTGGATGCTCCGCGAGACCGGCGACATTCACAAGGACAACCAGTGGATCCAGGTGCCCGGCGGGGACGCCATCAGCGGCAGGGTGGCACCGGGGCTACGCAACCTGGTGCCGCGCTACATCACCAGCGACGGGCATCAACAGGGTGCCAGCCGGATCCTGCACGAGAACCTCGGCGCCTACGGCTGGGGCGTCACACCACAGTTGGCGCGCTACGTCAACGGTGCGATGGGCGTGCGGGGCGTCAACCTGACGGTCCTGCACGCGTACTGGTCAAACCCGGACAGCGTGCGGTACCCCCCGCCGCTACAGCCCTCGAACCCGTGGTGGGACTCGATGGACGGCGTCGTCGACTGGACGGGCCGGGTGATGGAGCTGACGCGGGGGCAGGCGAACGCGCCGACGGCACTGCTGCACCCGCAGACCGCGGCCCAGGCCTGGCAGCGGACCGAGACGGGCGACGCGCTCGACAACGATTTCCGCACAATCACGTACGCCCTTGAGGACGCCCAGGTCGACTTCGACATCCTCGACGAGGCGTACCTGAACGGAGACCCGGCGATGAAGCGCCAAGCGGTCGTCAGCGACCAAGCGCTGAATCTGGGCCCCCAGTCCTATCGAGTCGTGGTCCTGCCGCCGACACCAACGATCAGCGGGAAGGCGGTCGCCCGCCTCGAGGAGTTCGCCCGCGCCGGAGGCACCGTCATCGCCTACGGGCAACTCCCGCTGCAGGAGTCCGACGGCCAAGACGAGGCGCTGCGTGCGGCGCTCGTCCGGCTGTTCGGCACCGACCCCGCCCGCCCGCAGCCGACCGACCATCGAGTCGGGTCCGGCCACGCGGTGTTCGTGTCAGCGGCGCCGGACCTTCAGCGGGCGCTCGACGAAGCACGCGCACCCGCCGCGCATCTGCAGCCCGCCAGCCCGGACATTCGAGTGCTGAGGGTGAAGCACGGGCCGGACCGCGTGTTTCTCGTTATGAACGAAGGCACCAAGCCTGTCGACACCACCGCCGCTTTCCCAATCGTGGGCACGCCGGAGATCTGGGATCCCGACGACGGGTCGCACCGGATCGCCACACGGTTCGACGCGGCACCCGGAAACCGCACCACCTCCGTACCGCTGCACCTCGAGCCGACCAGGGTCCTCGCCGTCGTGTTCCGGGGCCAGCCGCCGGCGCCGCATCTCGTGCAGTCCCCGCTCGAGGCAAGCACGGTCAGGGAGGTCGATCAGGACACGCTCGAGGCCACGGTGATCGCCGATCGACCAGGCGACTTCACGCTGGTGGGCGCCAGGGGCCCACGAGAGTACCGGGGCAGCCTGCGCGTCGAGGGCTCCTTCACACCTATCGCCCTCGACGGTCCCTGGCGCTTCCGCTTCGAGCAGCCCAGAGCGGAATGGAGCGAGCGACAGCTCGGGTCATGGACGCAGGTCGACCGGGCCTACTCCGGCGACGCGACATACGAGAGGGACGTCAGTCTTCCGGCGCAGGACCTGGCATCCGGCCGACGGCTGATCCTCGACCTCGGCAGCGTCCGGGATGTCGCCCACGTCTCCGTCAACGGTACGCAGGTCGGCCGGCTGCTGTGGGAGCCCTACCGGCTCGACGTCACCGACTTCCTGCACATTGGGGAGAACCGGATCGACGTCACGGTGACCAACACGCCAGCCAATGCCCATGGCGGGACACAGCAGTCGGGACTCCTCGGACCGGTCGTACTGCGCCCGCAACAGGAGACGACCGTCCAGCTCAGCTGA
- a CDS encoding beta-N-acetylglucosaminidase domain-containing protein → MPRFGTRPLGLGVSAAIAVASPVLLAVAPAPVSAAPVSVPRIWPTPQSVQDRQDQVPVTPNVALVTGAQTDPSAVDVVRQVLAEADVTRVVTVSDTQPAPDNGLVIYIGGPSENGASDQALERIGIATDAAGLPRGGYVLGVGKDADGKAKAVLDGVDPTGTFYAAQTLRQLLVAHPGRHMFPAVAVRDWPGMPLRGVIEGFYGQPWSQQDRLSQLEFYGRTKQNIYVYSPKDDPYLRSQWRQAYPPDKLSPIRQLVATAERNHVAFTYALSPGLSVCYSSDTDEQALVDKFQSLWDVGVRSFAIPLDDISYTNWNCPQDAAKFGTGGGAAGQAQAFLLNRVQRDFIATHPGAERLQTVPTEYADVNDSAYKSALRGTLDPEIIVEWTGVGVVAPVITTEQANSARQVFDHDILVWDNYPVNDYVTNRLLLGPYVGREPGIQEHLVGITANPMIQAEASKIAEFTSAAFLWNPATYDPATAWIAALQDLGGTAWPALRVFAENNYSSNIDPVESPRLTPLIDEFWSAYQSGSGLDAAAASIADYFGEMAAAPATLRSELHNAAFLDEVEPWLNKLGLYGQAGQRAVLMLLAQRAGDGTTAWAQRQAFDAVRRQAAAVSQSVAPNVMPPFLERAAATSDRWLGTGEGRASGTTSMGQWQANSPANMVDGDLSTYYWSNRAANPGDSVGVDLGSVAEIGKIDLYMSKPTSPTDYVRRGVLEFSADGSTWTPIASYVDQPEIHATVPAGTRARYVRMRATAAQGTWVVVREFEVALVGGTTLTASGAPAAAAGSSLGEAVDGDAGSAYVAGRKPQSGESLQVLLSQSRPLDQVVVLQSGSSVATAAVQVRSSDGSWATIGELSGGYTQLSAGGVKTDAIRLAWREGSPAPQINELIPWFADAPLADLSVAPATADAEAGGQPATAAVHLAATRAVNVAGTLTVTTPAGLVAQPASQAITLLRGQDQSITVKVTAPAGTPTGSYDAPITFTASSGERVSGALTVNVYPKTSTTNVALAANGATATASSTEEELGQFTPDHAIDGDASTRWSSNHTDNEWLRVELKQPQRIGKIVLRWEAAYGKAYRIETSPDGTTWTAAAAVTAGDGGEDVLRFDAFAAKFVRMQGVQRGTGYGYSLYEMEIYPIAP, encoded by the coding sequence ATGCCCAGGTTTGGAACCCGTCCTCTCGGCCTCGGTGTCTCGGCCGCCATCGCAGTCGCGAGTCCCGTCCTCCTTGCCGTCGCCCCAGCTCCGGTCTCCGCGGCGCCAGTCTCCGTACCTCGGATCTGGCCGACGCCGCAGTCGGTGCAGGACCGGCAGGACCAGGTTCCGGTCACGCCGAACGTCGCGCTTGTGACCGGTGCGCAGACCGATCCGTCGGCGGTCGACGTGGTCAGGCAGGTTCTGGCCGAGGCGGACGTGACAAGGGTCGTCACCGTGTCCGACACCCAACCCGCGCCGGACAACGGTCTTGTCATCTATATCGGAGGTCCGAGCGAGAACGGAGCCTCCGACCAGGCCCTCGAACGGATCGGCATCGCAACGGACGCCGCCGGGCTACCGCGCGGTGGCTACGTGCTCGGTGTTGGAAAGGACGCGGACGGCAAAGCGAAGGCGGTCCTCGACGGTGTTGATCCGACCGGTACGTTCTACGCCGCGCAGACATTACGCCAGCTTCTCGTCGCGCACCCGGGTCGGCACATGTTCCCTGCCGTAGCCGTTCGCGACTGGCCGGGGATGCCGCTGCGCGGCGTGATCGAGGGCTTCTACGGGCAGCCATGGTCGCAGCAGGACAGGCTGAGCCAACTGGAGTTCTACGGCCGCACCAAGCAGAACATCTACGTCTATTCCCCCAAGGACGACCCCTACCTCCGCTCCCAGTGGCGCCAGGCGTACCCGCCGGACAAGCTCTCGCCGATCCGGCAGTTGGTGGCGACGGCGGAACGGAATCACGTCGCGTTCACGTATGCGCTCTCACCAGGTCTGTCGGTCTGTTACAGCTCTGACACCGACGAGCAGGCGCTGGTCGACAAGTTTCAGTCGCTGTGGGACGTCGGCGTGCGGTCGTTTGCGATCCCGCTGGATGACATCAGCTACACGAACTGGAACTGCCCGCAGGACGCTGCGAAGTTCGGTACGGGCGGCGGCGCTGCGGGGCAGGCGCAGGCATTCCTGCTCAACCGGGTGCAGCGCGACTTCATCGCCACGCATCCCGGCGCCGAGCGGCTGCAGACGGTGCCGACGGAGTACGCCGACGTCAACGACTCGGCGTACAAGAGCGCCCTCCGGGGGACGCTCGACCCCGAGATCATTGTCGAGTGGACCGGCGTGGGAGTGGTCGCACCCGTCATCACCACGGAACAGGCCAACAGCGCGCGGCAGGTCTTCGACCACGACATCCTGGTGTGGGACAACTACCCGGTCAACGACTACGTCACCAACCGGCTGCTACTCGGGCCCTACGTCGGGCGTGAGCCCGGCATCCAGGAGCACCTCGTCGGGATCACCGCCAATCCCATGATCCAGGCCGAGGCCTCGAAGATCGCGGAGTTCACCTCGGCCGCATTTCTCTGGAACCCGGCAACCTACGACCCGGCGACCGCGTGGATCGCGGCGTTGCAGGACCTCGGCGGCACGGCATGGCCAGCGCTGCGAGTCTTCGCCGAAAACAACTACTCGTCGAACATCGACCCCGTGGAGTCCCCGCGCCTCACGCCGTTGATCGACGAGTTCTGGTCGGCCTATCAGAGCGGCTCCGGCCTCGACGCCGCTGCCGCCAGCATTGCTGACTATTTCGGCGAAATGGCGGCGGCCCCCGCCACGTTGCGCTCCGAACTGCACAACGCGGCATTTCTCGACGAGGTCGAACCGTGGCTGAACAAGCTCGGCCTCTACGGTCAGGCGGGACAGCGGGCGGTGCTGATGCTGCTGGCACAGCGAGCCGGCGACGGCACGACGGCCTGGGCGCAGCGACAGGCCTTCGACGCGGTACGCCGGCAGGCTGCCGCGGTCAGCCAGAGTGTGGCGCCGAATGTCATGCCGCCGTTCCTCGAGCGTGCCGCGGCGACCAGCGATCGCTGGCTCGGCACCGGTGAGGGCCGGGCCAGCGGCACCACGTCAATGGGCCAGTGGCAGGCCAATTCGCCCGCGAACATGGTTGATGGCGACCTGTCGACGTACTACTGGAGCAACCGGGCGGCGAACCCCGGTGACTCCGTCGGCGTCGACCTCGGATCCGTCGCGGAAATCGGCAAGATCGACCTCTACATGAGCAAGCCCACGAGTCCCACCGATTACGTCCGCCGCGGCGTGCTGGAGTTTTCCGCCGACGGTTCCACCTGGACTCCGATCGCCAGCTACGTCGACCAACCGGAGATCCACGCAACCGTTCCGGCGGGCACCAGGGCGAGATATGTCCGGATGCGTGCGACGGCGGCGCAGGGCACCTGGGTGGTGGTCCGAGAGTTCGAGGTCGCCTTGGTCGGCGGCACCACTCTCACTGCGTCCGGCGCTCCGGCGGCGGCCGCCGGGTCCAGTCTCGGCGAAGCCGTCGACGGGGACGCCGGCAGTGCCTATGTCGCCGGGCGGAAGCCGCAGTCCGGCGAGTCACTGCAGGTCCTCCTGTCCCAGAGCCGCCCGCTCGACCAGGTGGTGGTCCTGCAGTCGGGCAGCAGCGTGGCCACGGCTGCCGTGCAGGTGCGTTCGTCCGACGGCAGTTGGGCCACCATCGGTGAACTGTCGGGCGGTTACACCCAGCTCAGCGCAGGCGGCGTGAAGACCGACGCTATCCGCCTGGCCTGGCGGGAGGGATCCCCGGCGCCGCAGATCAACGAGCTGATCCCATGGTTTGCCGACGCCCCGCTCGCCGACCTGAGCGTCGCACCGGCGACCGCGGACGCCGAGGCCGGTGGTCAACCCGCGACCGCGGCCGTGCACCTCGCCGCGACGCGCGCCGTGAACGTCGCCGGCACCCTCACCGTCACCACTCCTGCCGGCCTGGTCGCGCAGCCCGCGAGCCAGGCCATCACTCTCCTGCGCGGGCAGGACCAGAGCATCACCGTCAAGGTGACGGCCCCCGCCGGTACGCCCACCGGATCGTACGACGCGCCGATCACCTTCACCGCCAGCAGCGGCGAACGGGTCAGCGGGGCGCTGACCGTCAACGTCTACCCGAAGACCAGCACCACCAACGTCGCCCTCGCCGCGAACGGTGCGACGGCAACGGCGTCGAGCACTGAGGAGGAGCTTGGGCAGTTCACCCCCGATCACGCCATTGACGGAGATGCCTCCACCCGCTGGTCGTCGAACCACACGGACAACGAGTGGCTGCGGGTGGAGCTGAAGCAACCCCAGCGGATCGGCAAGATCGTGCTGCGCTGGGAGGCGGCCTACGGCAAGGCGTACCGGATCGAAACCTCGCCGGACGGCACGACCTGGACTGCCGCGGCGGCCGTGACGGCGGGGGACGGGGGCGAAGACGTCCTGCGCTTCGACGCATTTGCGGCAAAGTTCGTGCGTATGCAGGGCGTGCAGCGCGGCACGGGGTACGGCTACTCGCTCTACGAGATGGAGATCTATCCGATCGCGCCCTGA